The region GAAGACAATTGCGATGGAACACGTACGTATAGCTCAACATGAAACGCTCTTTCAAACTTTGTGCACAATTTAGACAAATGTGTTAGTATATTCAACATATTTACCCCCTGACTCAAACTGCCACTTGTAGGCTAAATCCAGGGGTTTTCCAATGCCGTTTTTTTCACGCAGAAAGGGCGCATGGAAAGATGTGAAAATGAATTATGACACACCTTTTGTGTTCAGCATGTTAATTATCCTCGACCCTGGTAGGACAGCATGCAGAGTAGACTATACATACACTCGATTGTCTTTGCTGTGGCATGTTCGCTATAGGAGCGCCACTTTACATGTTTACAGTGAGGTGTGCACACACCTTGCGGTTATGCTATATCTCACCGTTCATTAGGCACTTTATAATGAAGAGCACATACTGTTATTTGTTACTCAGCtcctgttgtctgtctctctcagactcCAGACTCAACCTGAGGACGTTTGCAGGGATCTTCCTGTCGGTGACTGATGAGCCCATCGACTACATAGGGCTGGATGTACAGGAGGGTAGTGGCTCAGGGATGGGCCAGGAGCCAGTGAAGAAGCAGGAGCATGGCCATCACGGCCCTCGTCGCTCCACCAAGATTGTCATCTCTGAGGAGGCCCGCAGCTTCCTCCAGGGTCGCCTAGCAACGGCCTTCGTCCCCACAGTCTACACCCTGGTCTTCATTATCAGCGTCCCCCTCAACCTGATTGCCGTGGTGATGTTTGTGCGTCGTATCCGTCCGAGGAAGCCGGCGGTGATCTACATGCTGAACCTAGCCAGTGCCGACCTCCTCTTCGCCCTGCTGCTCCCTTTCAGGATCTCATACCATTTCCACGGCAACAACTGGGTTTATGGCCCCTTCATGTGTCGCCTGGTGACAGCAGCCTTCTACTGCAACATGTATTGCTCTGTCCTGCTCATGATGTGCATCAGCATCGACCGCTTCCTGGCTGTGGTCTACCCCATGGACTCTCTAACGTGGCGTAGTCCACAGACGGCCGCCGTGGTCTGTGGCGCCATGTGGCTGTTGGCCTTGGGAGGAGTGACCCCCCTCCTGCTCTCCAGACAGACCATCCACCTCCCGGATGTGGGCATCACTACCTGCCACGACGTGCAGGATGTAGACAAGCTGCGTGCCTACTACCTCTACTTCTTCCCCATTTActcctccatcttcttcttcatcccTCTGGTGTTCACAGCTGTGTGCTACGTCCGTATTGTGCAGGCCCTGGCCGCAGCCAACGTGGAGAACCGCTCCAGGAAGTCTCGTGCGGTGGTGATGGCGGTGACAGTGCTGGTGGTGTTTGTGGCCTGCTTCACCCCCACCAATGTCATCCTCCTGGTGCACTACCTCAAGCTGGCCCACGGACGCAGTGACAGCTCCTACCAGGCCTACCTGCTCTCCATGTGTGTGGGCAGCATTAGCTGCTGCCTGGACCCACTCATCTACTACTTTGGTTCGTCCCAGTGCCAGAGACAGGTGGCAGCTCTGCTGGGCTGCAGACAGGCTGGGCCAGGAGCAGAGCTAAGCTCTCAGACAGGCAGTACCAGGACCAGCAGACTGGAGAGCATT is a window of Oncorhynchus mykiss isolate Arlee chromosome 11, USDA_OmykA_1.1, whole genome shotgun sequence DNA encoding:
- the f2r gene encoding proteinase-activated receptor 1, encoding MVYWIVATLVLFALQTSAYVPHNDSRLNLRTFAGIFLSVTDEPIDYIGLDVQEGSGSGMGQEPVKKQEHGHHGPRRSTKIVISEEARSFLQGRLATAFVPTVYTLVFIISVPLNLIAVVMFVRRIRPRKPAVIYMLNLASADLLFALLLPFRISYHFHGNNWVYGPFMCRLVTAAFYCNMYCSVLLMMCISIDRFLAVVYPMDSLTWRSPQTAAVVCGAMWLLALGGVTPLLLSRQTIHLPDVGITTCHDVQDVDKLRAYYLYFFPIYSSIFFFIPLVFTAVCYVRIVQALAAANVENRSRKSRAVVMAVTVLVVFVACFTPTNVILLVHYLKLAHGRSDSSYQAYLLSMCVGSISCCLDPLIYYFGSSQCQRQVAALLGCRQAGPGAELSSQTGSTRTSRLESIQSTVGSHYRKLMA